In Aliiglaciecola sp. LCG003, a genomic segment contains:
- a CDS encoding alpha-amylase family glycosyl hydrolase, giving the protein MIKFIKLFLLLSTSVLLLGCVDKPVVDDVPETTPKTSALIFPPIYDDYLNRNVQDDIFYFVMPDRFNNGNPANDNGSSSVEISRGGFIADSPFGFHGGDIQGLEQKLDYLKNLGVSAIWMTPILRNKAIQAGGYAHHGYWIIDFTQIDPHFGSNDDLKSLINAAHRKGIKVFFDIITNHTADVIKYEECHDPEGNFQNENTCPYKTKQQVANNNKYTPFLPVGTKNLKVPNWLNDPKFYNNQGDSFWQGESAVNGDFVGLDDLNTRLPEVISGMTEIYQNLITEFKPDGFRIDTVKHVDMIFWSQFSPTIVEHAKSQGIPNFHIFGEVYSGDPRVLSSYTTLGKMPSVLDFGFQSAAADVFYRGKSSSVIAQLFENDDYYSDQDSHANLLMNFLGNHDMGRAGFFIEDAGLAQSDSEKLKRSILSHAFMYLSRGVPVIYYGDEQGFTGDGGDIASREDMFPSQVDEYNDNNLIGTHSTTAENNFDQTHPIYIALRELAQLRMQHKALRRGTTFNRYFNSSSNAFAISRVDKSAPFEYLLAFNPSPETQTFTIGATADDYQWLAGDKKLRVHDGMITISLPPLSYSVHKAKTAMRQSQSSTILFSGFERQSGRIRFDYSLADASSLIIPLFEIRTEIKNQKGQYYLVATDSAPPYSAVVTEELIDLYSPPSIRVTLEDPQGNTKTTEFVLPTDQQAVQNEKNISYP; this is encoded by the coding sequence ATGATAAAATTTATAAAGCTCTTCTTACTGCTTTCGACCTCCGTATTGTTGTTAGGATGTGTAGATAAACCCGTTGTTGACGATGTTCCGGAGACAACCCCAAAAACTTCTGCATTAATATTTCCTCCGATATATGACGACTATCTCAATCGTAATGTACAAGATGATATTTTTTATTTTGTTATGCCAGATAGATTTAATAATGGTAATCCCGCCAATGACAACGGTTCCTCTTCAGTTGAAATTTCACGAGGTGGATTTATTGCTGACAGTCCGTTCGGATTTCACGGTGGCGATATTCAAGGATTGGAGCAAAAGCTCGATTATCTGAAAAATTTAGGTGTCAGTGCAATATGGATGACCCCAATTCTGCGTAATAAGGCTATTCAGGCTGGAGGCTATGCTCATCATGGATATTGGATAATAGACTTCACTCAAATTGATCCGCATTTTGGTAGCAATGATGACTTAAAAAGTTTAATTAATGCTGCACACAGAAAAGGGATAAAAGTCTTTTTTGATATTATTACCAACCATACCGCTGATGTTATCAAATATGAGGAATGTCATGACCCAGAGGGCAACTTTCAAAATGAAAATACCTGCCCATATAAAACAAAACAACAAGTTGCCAATAATAATAAGTACACCCCTTTCCTACCCGTTGGCACTAAAAATTTAAAAGTCCCTAATTGGCTAAATGACCCTAAATTTTATAACAATCAAGGGGATAGCTTCTGGCAAGGTGAAAGCGCTGTAAATGGCGATTTTGTTGGACTTGATGATTTAAACACTCGTCTCCCAGAAGTTATCTCAGGGATGACCGAGATTTATCAAAACCTAATCACTGAATTTAAACCAGATGGGTTTCGCATTGATACCGTCAAACATGTTGATATGATTTTTTGGTCGCAATTTAGCCCAACAATAGTTGAGCATGCCAAATCTCAAGGCATCCCTAATTTTCATATTTTTGGGGAAGTGTACAGTGGCGACCCGCGAGTTCTCAGCAGCTACACCACATTGGGGAAAATGCCCTCGGTACTTGATTTTGGCTTTCAAAGTGCCGCGGCTGATGTATTTTACCGTGGTAAGTCTTCTAGTGTAATTGCACAACTTTTTGAAAACGATGATTACTATAGCGATCAAGATAGTCACGCTAACCTATTAATGAATTTCTTAGGCAACCACGATATGGGCCGTGCTGGTTTTTTCATTGAAGATGCTGGTCTGGCGCAAAGCGATAGCGAAAAATTAAAACGAAGTATCTTATCCCATGCTTTTATGTACCTTTCCCGCGGCGTACCAGTAATTTATTACGGAGACGAGCAAGGGTTTACAGGGGATGGAGGTGATATAGCATCACGGGAAGATATGTTCCCATCCCAGGTAGATGAATATAACGACAATAATCTGATTGGAACACATAGCACCACTGCTGAAAACAACTTCGATCAAACCCATCCAATCTATATTGCATTACGTGAATTAGCGCAACTTCGGATGCAACACAAGGCACTAAGACGCGGAACTACCTTCAATCGCTATTTTAACTCTTCGAGCAATGCTTTCGCTATATCTCGGGTAGATAAATCTGCTCCCTTTGAATATCTCCTTGCATTTAACCCCAGTCCAGAAACACAGACTTTTACAATAGGCGCAACTGCTGATGATTATCAGTGGTTAGCCGGAGACAAAAAGTTACGAGTGCATGATGGAATGATAACAATATCATTGCCTCCACTGAGCTATTCAGTTCACAAAGCTAAAACCGCAATGCGCCAAAGTCAGAGTTCAACAATACTTTTCTCAGGGTTTGAGCGTCAAAGTGGACGAATACGTTTTGACTACTCACTAGCAGATGCCAGTAGTTTAATAATTCCTTTGTTTGAAATAAGAACCGAAATAAAGAATCAAAAAGGTCAATATTATTTAGTAGCAACTGATTCTGCTCCTCCATACAGCGCAGTTGTAACAGAAGAATTAATTGATTTATATAGTCCACCATCTATTCGCGTGACCCTTGAAGATCCGCAGGGTAACACCAAGACTACTGAATTTGTGCTGCCAACAGATCAGCAAGCTGTTCAAAATGAAAAAAATATAAGTTATCCATAA
- a CDS encoding aldo/keto reductase encodes MTKLPLHNYFPGARPIAYGCMGLGGGWDQSPYQPEHVAQAHNIVDAALDAGINFFDHADIYTLGKAEQVFGQVLKDRQGLREQIILQSKCGIRLEDQFGPKRFDHSKQHILNSVDDILQRLNTDFIDILLLHRPDPLMEPEEVADAFSRLKDSGKVKHFGLSNTNQQQMHFLQHYLDMPLVVNQIEMHLTHLNYLDDVVLVNNSSGKDLNFGSGTVEYCRMNNVQIQAWGSLCQGMLSGRQLSGQAELVKQTAVLVSKLAAEYQTSREAILLAFLMRHPAGIQPVIGSTNIQRIADSVKALNVNLTREHWYSLYVTARGQELP; translated from the coding sequence ATGACAAAGTTACCACTTCATAACTACTTTCCAGGTGCTCGACCCATCGCTTATGGATGCATGGGGCTTGGCGGTGGATGGGATCAATCTCCATATCAACCTGAACATGTAGCACAGGCGCACAATATTGTAGATGCTGCACTAGATGCTGGCATTAACTTCTTCGACCATGCTGATATCTATACCTTGGGCAAGGCTGAACAAGTGTTTGGTCAAGTATTAAAAGATAGACAAGGACTTAGAGAACAAATTATTTTACAGTCGAAATGTGGAATTAGACTTGAAGATCAATTCGGGCCTAAACGATTTGATCATTCTAAACAGCATATTTTAAACTCTGTAGACGATATTTTGCAGCGCTTAAATACAGATTTTATCGATATATTGTTACTGCATCGGCCTGATCCGTTAATGGAGCCTGAGGAAGTTGCAGATGCCTTCTCACGCCTAAAAGACAGCGGCAAGGTGAAGCATTTCGGTTTGTCAAACACCAATCAACAACAAATGCACTTTTTACAACACTACCTGGACATGCCACTTGTGGTTAACCAAATTGAGATGCATTTAACTCACCTCAATTATTTAGATGATGTTGTTTTGGTTAATAATTCATCAGGAAAGGATTTAAATTTTGGTTCAGGAACGGTCGAATATTGTCGTATGAATAACGTACAGATTCAGGCTTGGGGTAGCTTATGCCAAGGAATGCTTTCAGGTAGACAACTGAGCGGACAAGCAGAGCTCGTAAAACAAACCGCTGTTTTAGTGAGCAAACTTGCAGCCGAATATCAAACCAGCAGAGAAGCTATTCTGTTGGCTTTCTTGATGCGCCATCCGGCGGGAATTCAACCTGTTATAGGCTCCACCAATATTCAGCGAATAGCCGATAGTGTTAAGGCGTTGAATGTAAACCTTACCCGCGAACATTGGTATTCACTTTATGTTACCGCTCGCGGCCAAGAGCTTCCCTAA
- the cydB gene encoding cytochrome d ubiquinol oxidase subunit II — protein sequence MIIDSQLPIIFAGLMAFSVLVYAILDGYDLGVGLLLPMDNPTHRDKMIASIGPFWDANETWLVLAIGLLLVAFPSAHNVILKALYMPAAILLIGLIMRGVSFDFRAKVIEQHKDKWDITFKLGSLISAMSQGYMLGMFVMGFENTFSAIAFSVLSAVGVTMAYALIGACWLIMKTEDELQLKAIGWARKAGYITFVGILAVCVINPLINDFVLQRWTQLPWAYLIVMVPALCFGFFAIGFQVLQRLPMKNDEGCWLPFVLCACIFTFSFAGFALSFYPYVVPGKMTVWQAASAPESLRVIFYGAIIVIPCIFAYTLFSYRVFWGKVRDLEYY from the coding sequence ATGATCATCGACAGTCAACTACCTATTATTTTCGCTGGTTTAATGGCCTTCTCGGTCTTGGTATATGCAATTTTGGATGGGTATGATTTGGGTGTTGGCTTGTTATTGCCAATGGATAACCCTACTCACCGAGACAAAATGATTGCTTCGATTGGCCCTTTCTGGGATGCCAATGAAACCTGGCTAGTGCTCGCTATTGGGTTACTGTTGGTTGCGTTTCCTAGTGCCCACAATGTGATATTGAAGGCCCTATATATGCCTGCTGCGATTTTGCTAATTGGGCTCATTATGCGTGGAGTATCTTTCGATTTTCGCGCCAAAGTTATAGAGCAGCATAAAGATAAATGGGATATAACCTTCAAACTTGGATCACTTATCTCAGCAATGTCTCAAGGCTATATGCTTGGCATGTTCGTGATGGGCTTTGAAAATACCTTTAGTGCTATTGCTTTTAGTGTCCTCAGTGCAGTTGGCGTTACCATGGCTTACGCCTTAATTGGTGCATGTTGGTTAATCATGAAGACTGAAGATGAGTTACAGCTTAAAGCCATAGGTTGGGCGCGTAAGGCAGGTTACATAACCTTTGTGGGTATTTTGGCAGTGTGCGTTATCAATCCGTTAATTAATGATTTTGTATTGCAGCGTTGGACACAATTGCCATGGGCCTATTTAATTGTCATGGTCCCAGCACTGTGCTTTGGTTTTTTTGCTATTGGCTTTCAAGTATTGCAACGTTTACCAATGAAAAATGATGAAGGCTGTTGGTTACCCTTTGTTTTGTGTGCTTGTATTTTTACGTTCAGCTTTGCTGGCTTTGCCTTAAGTTTTTATCCCTATGTAGTGCCCGGCAAAATGACGGTATGGCAAGCAGCCAGTGCACCTGAATCCTTGCGGGTGATTTTTTACGGTGCGATTATCGTCATCCCCTGCATTTTCGCATATACGCTTTTTTCATATCGCGTTTTTTGGGGCAAAGTACGCGATTTAGAATACTATTGA
- a CDS encoding cytochrome ubiquinol oxidase subunit I, which translates to MADVMLLSRIQFAANISFHILFPTITIAMCWLLFYFKVRFHISKHPVWMRIYRFWVKVFALTFALGVVSGITMSFQFGTNWPGFMKTVGNIAGPLLAYEVLTAFFLEATFLGIVLFGINRVPPWVHTLATLIVAIGTSLSAFWILSLNSWMHTPAGFEMRDGVAHAVDWFAIVFNPSFPYRLGHMLLASGLTACFLVAGLSAYRIHRGDNKKAPNVALRTGVFLAAILMPLQIFMGDLHGLNTFEHQPQKVAAMEGVWDTTDGAPLLLFAVPDENLRTNHYEIGIPNLASFILTHDPNGTIKGLNEFEQNHPPVKPVFYAFRIMVGLGMLMLASSWLASFLLWRNNKLPKFMLRLLIGMTFSGWVATLAGWYVTEIGRQPYLVSGILTTSQAVTDIAPGNVATSLAMYLLVYGLLLVAYIKTLFFMARKSVLIEEYSLSELSARTSSKPEKTA; encoded by the coding sequence TTCATATTTTATTTCCAACCATTACTATCGCAATGTGTTGGTTGTTATTCTATTTCAAAGTCCGCTTCCATATTTCAAAGCATCCAGTTTGGATGCGAATCTATCGTTTCTGGGTAAAAGTATTTGCCCTGACCTTCGCATTGGGTGTAGTCAGTGGCATTACTATGTCATTTCAATTTGGCACAAATTGGCCAGGTTTTATGAAAACTGTCGGCAATATAGCTGGCCCGCTTTTAGCCTATGAAGTGCTGACAGCATTTTTTCTAGAAGCGACCTTTTTGGGTATAGTCCTGTTTGGTATCAATCGAGTACCGCCATGGGTTCATACCCTCGCTACATTAATCGTCGCTATAGGTACTTCCTTATCAGCCTTTTGGATATTGTCACTCAATTCTTGGATGCACACTCCTGCAGGTTTTGAAATGCGCGATGGCGTTGCTCATGCTGTTGACTGGTTCGCTATTGTATTCAATCCGTCTTTCCCATACAGATTAGGACATATGCTGCTCGCCTCAGGTTTAACAGCATGTTTCTTGGTGGCAGGGTTATCTGCCTATAGAATCCATCGTGGTGACAATAAAAAGGCTCCGAACGTAGCGCTACGAACTGGGGTATTTCTAGCAGCAATATTAATGCCGTTGCAAATATTCATGGGGGATCTTCACGGCTTAAATACTTTCGAACATCAACCTCAAAAAGTCGCCGCTATGGAAGGGGTTTGGGACACAACTGATGGTGCCCCTCTATTATTGTTTGCTGTTCCTGATGAAAACTTGCGCACCAATCATTATGAAATTGGGATACCTAATTTAGCTAGCTTCATACTGACTCATGATCCTAATGGCACGATCAAAGGGTTGAATGAGTTTGAACAAAATCATCCTCCTGTAAAACCGGTTTTTTACGCGTTTCGGATAATGGTGGGCCTTGGCATGCTGATGTTAGCAAGCTCTTGGTTAGCCAGCTTTTTGTTGTGGCGCAATAATAAGCTGCCCAAATTTATGTTGAGACTGCTAATTGGTATGACTTTTTCTGGTTGGGTTGCTACCTTGGCAGGATGGTACGTTACAGAAATAGGCCGTCAACCTTACTTAGTGAGCGGGATACTAACCACCAGTCAGGCAGTCACCGATATTGCACCTGGTAATGTCGCCACTAGTCTCGCGATGTATTTATTAGTGTATGGCTTATTGCTAGTAGCTTATATCAAGACCTTATTTTTTATGGCACGTAAGTCTGTACTTATTGAGGAGTATAGTTTGTCTGAGCTATCTGCAAGAACATCTTCAAAACCGGAGAAAACCGCATGA